A genomic stretch from Mesoplodon densirostris isolate mMesDen1 chromosome 3, mMesDen1 primary haplotype, whole genome shotgun sequence includes:
- the LOC132485946 gene encoding LOW QUALITY PROTEIN: ubiquitin carboxyl-terminal hydrolase 1-like (The sequence of the model RefSeq protein was modified relative to this genomic sequence to represent the inferred CDS: deleted 1 base in 1 codon) encodes MPRVIPRESNRLSRGSPSKKPRRPLKFFQKKETKRALDFTDSQGNEEKTSEHRGSEIDQVIPAAQSSRVNCEKRKNLLPFVGLNNLGNTCYLNSILQVLYFCPGFKSGVKHLFNSISRKKEALKDEASQKAKGNCKGDSSVSFELICSLHSLIISVQQLQASFLLHPEKYTRKLATQPRRLLNTLRKLNPMYGGYLQHDAQEVLQCILGHIQETCHLLRKGVKNVAELSTKVEEKHQKEEMSGHNSMEMDSMRHSEDYKEKLPKVHGKRKSDTELGNMKRKVKVSKDHQSLKENQRQTRSKRKATVDSSDIPAKIIPQYISENESARPSQKKSRVKRNRFKSTAKQPSIISKSFSLGKITTNQESKGQSKENECGLEEDMGKYENDNTADGCGLQSPGKNVMPVKEVKPINKGAEPIGFELVEKLFQGQLVIRTRCLECESLTERREEFQDVIVPVQEDELSKVEESPESSSEPKPDMKTLRWAISQFASVERIGGENKYFCENCHHYTEAERSLLFDAMPEVLTIHLKCFAASGLEFDCYGGGLSKINTPLLIPLKLSLEEWSTKPTKDSYGLFAVVMHSGITISSGHYTASVKVTDLNSLELDEENFVIDQMCEVGKPGPSNKEEARGVVKNYDDEEVSIRVSGNTQPSKVLNKKNVDTLGLLRGQKTQADYELFNKASHPDKVASAAFAENRNSETNNTNGTHESDRNKESNDQTGINMSDFENKISYAVQSLKGYEGKWLLFNDSQVKVTEEKDFLNSLSPSTSPTSTPYLLFYKKL; translated from the exons ATGCCCCGTGTCATACCTCGTGAAAGTAATAGGCTTTCAAGAGGTAGTCCCTCAAAAAAACCCAGACGTCCCTTGAAGTTTTTTCAGAAGAAGGAAACCAAGAGAGCCTTGGATTTCACAGATTctcaaggaaatgaagaa aaaacttctgAACACAGAGGATCTGAAATTGATCAAGTTATTCCTGCAGCACAGTCCTCACGTGTCAactgtgagaagagaaaaaacttgTTACCGTTTGTGGGACTGAATAATCTCGGCAATACTTGTTATCTTAATAGTATACTTCAGGTATTATATTTTTGTCCTGGTTTTAAATCTGGAGTGAAGCACTTATTTAACAGtatttcaaggaagaaagaagcccTAAAAGATGAAGCCAGTCAAAAAGCTAAGGGAAATTGCAAAGGAGATTCTTCAGTAAGTTTTGAACTAATATGCAGCTTACATTCCTTGATCATTTCAGTCCAACAGCTTCAGGCTAGTTTTCTCTTACATCCAGAGAAATATACTCGTAAACTTGCTACTCAGCCAAGGCGACTACTTAACACACTCAGGAAACTCAACCCTATGTATGGAGGATATCTACAGCATGATGCACAGGAAGTATTACAGTGTATTTTGGGACACATTCAAGAAACATGCCACCTCCTaagaaaaggagtaaaaaatGTGGCAGAGTTATCTACTAAGgtagaagaaaaacatcagaaagaggaaatgagtGGCCATAACAGCATGGAGATGGACAGTATGAGGCATTCTGAAGACTATAAAGAAAAACTGCCaaaagtacatgggaaaagaaaaagtgacactGAACTTGGTAACATGAAGAGAAAAGTTAAAGTCTCTAAGGACCACCAGTctttgaaagaaaaccagagacaaaccagatcaaaaagaaaagctACCGTTGATTCATCAGATATTCCTGCTAAAATAATCCCCCAGtacatttctgaaaatgagaGTGCAAGACCCTCACAAAAGAAATCAAGAGTTAAAAGAAACCGGTTCAAGTCTACAGCTAAGCAACCCAGCATTATTTCTAAATCCTTTAGTCTGGGTAAAATAACAACCAACCAAGAATCCAAAGGacaatctaaagaaaatgaatgtggTCTTGAAGAGGACATGGGGAAGTATGAGAATGATAATACAGCTGATGGTTGTGGACTTCAATCTCCAGGGAAGAACGTTATGCCTGTGAAGGAAGTTAAGCCCATcaacaaaggtgcagagccaaTTGGTTTTGAGCTGgtggagaaattatttcaaggtCAGCTGGTAATAAGGACTCGTTGCTTAGAATGTGAAAGtttaacagaaagaagagaagagtttCAAGACGTCATCGTACCAGTGCAAGAAGATGAGCTTTCCAAAGTAGAGGAGAGTCCTGAAAGTTCTTCAGAGCCAAAACCAGACATGAAGACCCTGAGATGGGCAATTTCCCAGTTTGCTTCAGTGGAGAGGAttggaggagaaaataaatatttctgtgaaaattgccatcaTTATACTGAAGCTGAACGAAGTCTTTTGTTTGACGCAATGCCTGAAGTTCTAACTATTCATTTGAAGTGCTTTGCTGCTAGTGGCTTGGAGTTTGATTGTTATGGTGGTGGACTTTCCAAGATCAACACTCCTTTACTGATACCCCTTAAACTGTCACTAGAAGAATGGAGCACAAAGCCAACCAAGGACAGCTATGGATTATTTGCAGTTGTGATGCATAGTGGCATTACAATTAGTAGCGGGCATTATACTGCTTCTGTGAAAGTCACTGACCTTAACAGTTTAGAACTAGATGAGGAAAATTTTGTGATCGACCAAATGTGTGAAGTAGGTAAGCCAGGACCATCGAACAAGGAGGAAGCAAGGGGTGTGGTCAAAAACTATGACGATGAAGAAGTGTCGATTAGAGTCAGTGGAAATACCCAGCCAAGTAAAGTTTtgaacaaaaaaaatgtagacactCTTGGACTTCTCAGAGGACAAAAGACTCAAGCAGATTATGAGTTATTCAACAAAGCATCTCATCCTGATAAAGTTGCCAGTGCAGCATTTGctgaaaatagaaattctgagaCTAACAATACTAATGGGACCCATGAATCTGATAGAAACAAGGAATCCAATGACCAAACAGGCATTAACATgagtgattttgaaaacaaaatttcatatgcagtgcaAAGCTTAAAGGGGTATGAGGGGAAGTGGTTGCTTTTTAATGATTCTCAAGTGAAAGTTactgaagagaaggactttttgaattctctttccccttctacaTCTCCTACATCTACTCCTTACTtgctattttataagaaattatag